The Triticum aestivum cultivar Chinese Spring chromosome 3A, IWGSC CS RefSeq v2.1, whole genome shotgun sequence genome includes a region encoding these proteins:
- the LOC123061402 gene encoding F-box/LRR-repeat protein 13 — protein MDETLATVLSYLPPPSVSTTASPSSSSTASDDDDRINCLPDVLLRNIISRLPTKDAARTTILSSRWRSLWASTPVRLDDAGLVPTAVTAALNSHPGPVTSARLSSEHLAYQEPDVLDSWFASLAAKNVEELSVVNGSWPAECEWRPPPGLLGCASLRRLWLGLCQFPDISGLAPAFPSLQELGIVHCSMQDRELHAVLPRCPELERLAFVLTQDYPRYIHIWSESLQSLVVWRSMVREVHLDDAPNLERLLLEPIGGASTHVKIINAPRLKIFGYFDVGLHQLKIGPTVIKDGIGMKVKPNAMVRTLRTLALKVQFGDEKQVKLVPLLLRCFPCLETLYIKSSPSESPTNVDVDFWDQVGHTECVTSHIKKFVFEAARGEDTELAFVKFVMERAQILEEMRVFVDDGCSRDVVLRRLSSEECVSADASVVVERQDMSHAWSFERASNMSQCDPFGC, from the exons ATGGACGAAACCCTAGCCACCGTCCTCTCCTACCTCCCGCCTCCCTCGGTCTCCACCACCGCATCCCCGTCCTCCTCGTCCACTGCCTCTGATGACGATGACCGCATCAACTGCCTCCCGGACGTGCTCCTCCGCAACATCATCTCCCGCCTCCCCACCAAGGACGCGGCCCGCACCACCATCCTCTCCTCCCGCTGGCGCAGCCTCTGGGCTTCCACCCCAGTCCGGCTCGACGACGCTGGACTCGTTCCTACCGCAGTCACCGCCGCGCTGAACTCCCACCCGGGCCCGGTCACTTCCGCCCGCCTCTCCTCCGAGCACCTCGCTTACCAGGAACCCGACGTCCTCGACTCCTGGTTCGCCTCCCTCGCAGCCAAGAACGTCGAGGAACTCTCCGTCGTCAACGGATCCTGGCCCGCTGAATGTGAGTGGCGTCCTCCCCCGGGCCTCCTTGGATGCGCGTCCCTCCGCCGCCTCTGGCTCGGGCTCTGCCAGTTCCCGGACATTTCCGGCCTCGCTCCGGCCTTCCCCAGCCTGCAAGAGCTCGGGATTGTCCATTGCTCCATGCAGGACCGCGAGCTCCACGCTGTGCTCCCGCGCTGCCCCGAGCTTGAGAGGCTCGCTTTCGTGCTGACACAGGACTACCCAAGGTACATCCACATCTGGTCAGAGAGCCTCCAGTCCCTGGTTGTGTGGAGGTCCATGGTCAGAGAGGTGCACCTTGACGATGCCCCCAACTTGGAGCGGTTGCTGTTGGAGCCGATTGGCGGTGCCTCTACTCACGTCAAGATTATTAATGCACCGAGGCTGAAAATTTTCGGGTACTTTGATGTTGGACTCCATCAGCTCAAGATCGGCCCCACTGTGATCAAG GATGGGATAGGGATGAAGGTGAAACCGAATGCGATGGTTCGGACCCTTAGGACATTGGCATTGAAGGTGCAGTTTGGAGACGAGAAGCAAGTCAAGCTGGTGCCCCTCTTGCTTAGATGCTTCCCATGCCTAGAAACCTTGTATATCAAG TCATCTCCTTCTGAATCACCAACCAATGTTGATGTGGATTTCTGGGATCAAGTAGGCCACACTGAATGTGTTACCTCACATATTAAGAAGTTTGTGTTCGAAGCTGCCCGAGGAGAGGATACCGAGCTGGCATTTGTCAAGTTTGTCATGGAAAGAGCCCAAATATTGGAGGAGATGCGTGTTTTCGTGGATGATGGTTGCTCTAGAGATGTTGTGCTAAGGCGTTTATCTTCAGAAGAATGTGTGTCTGCAGATGCTAGCGTGGTGGTGGAGAGGCAAGACATGTCCCATGCGTGGAGCTTCGAAAGAGCTAGCAACATGTCACAGTGTGACCCCTTTGGTTGCTAA